Below is a window of Nicotiana tabacum cultivar K326 chromosome 19, ASM71507v2, whole genome shotgun sequence DNA.
TGTGATTGTGACTTCGCTACAGGACTTCTGTTGCTCACTTGGATTCACCATATATTGTTGATGTTGGCCTAGACCAGATGTTGGCATCTGTTGTCAATCAAAGCTCAGATGCCATGTTGGATGTATTCTTCTCTAATCCTTGATGTCTAACAACATTAGTAACTAGCTTTTTTAGCTCTTTAATCACTTTGGATGTTGACATTGGATGGGTATAATATGCAGGTTCATATAATTGGTGGCTTTGATGATGGCTCGCCTAAAGTCTGGCCAAGACTCcgcttttcttttgattttcagtGAGATAGTGAGTCATCTAGAGGCTAGATAATGAAGCTGAATCTGTTGCGCTTTTTATGCAGCATGTTAATGGTATTACGGAAGGTCATGCAGAATTGGAGGGCTATTCCTTCCCTTTGTGCAAGAAAATACTTGAAAGCCTAGCAAAGAGTAATATGAAGTTCCAGATTCACACTCTTCATGTTCTTGGGCACAATACAAGACGAGATTCTGAAGGAAATTCATACCCCATCTTCTCTGGTTTGCTGGTAAGCTCTAATTTGTATTTCACTTTAGTTTATAGCGCTGATTAGCACAGGACAAGGGAGGGAAAGCTTAGTGGTAAAATCACCAATGGAGCAAAGTGGGAAAAGACTGTCATTTTCGGCTCCTGGGTAGGTGAGTTTACCATTTCAGAAAAAAGATAGCCTTTATTATACAGTCATGATACCTCAATATTCCAAGATGCAATGTCCTGGATGGCGTCTCGCTTGTGGTGGGAAATACTGTGTTTGTATTGTCTTCAATGGGTGAATCCAGGCACGGTCAGAGAAGTTTTGTTTAGCTGGACCTTTAGTGGATGAAAGAGAAGACACAGGGAGTGGGATGTTGCTCCACTAGCACTTATGTGGACCATATGGAGAGAGAGAAAGTAGGAGAGCTTTTGACGGAATAGAGAAAGATTTTGTTCACTTGAGGAATAGCCTCTTATCCCTTGTTTCTTTTTGTTGCACCCATGAGGTTTCCATAAGTGTAGAGGACTCTgtgtcaacaacaacaacaacatacccagtgtagtcccacaagtggggttctAGAGGACTCTGTGTCGTTTGTAGAAAACCATATCTTTTTGTAAGGTTTTCTACTTTGggtatacttcttgtatacgGGATTTTTTCCCAATTCTTAACAAAATCTtattacttgatttaaaaaaaaaagaaatcaagaaCTGATACATATAGAGATGGAAAGTAAACATTAACTAACACGTTAAGGAGAAAGATTTATTGGGTTTTCTCGGCATTACTGACTGGCATGTTGAAAACATCCGGGGGATTATGGATTGAGCCTTGAGTCAGTCGGCTGATCATCAATACTTTTTGGTTCTCCTCTGTAACAAAGAAACGATTGTTCGAGTATATAATTTTCTAAGCAACTGCAGATCTTTTTAGAGGGGAGATTCttagatttttcaaaattcattTGCTTAGGTGGAAACTGCCACTGGGTCTATTTTTCCAGCAAGCTTTGATGCAACAACAAGATGTCCTGATGAAGTTGTTAGGAGAATACGAGTGACTGCAGCTTTTGAGGACGGTAGTTGGGAAGGAAGATTATTAGAGACATATGATACTCAGAATGACCAATTCGTGATTGCTCCATGCACTTGGTAAAACTGCTTACCTTTGGATTCTTTATTTATAGTTTTACTGCTTTTTCAACATTATCTCATGATTTATATTTCTTATCCTGTCATGTCAGTTCTCAGTTTGTCGCCTTCCCTGAATTCGTTATAAGCTACTTTGTCAGCTAAATTCCTTATctatattttaattttgtttagatGAACTGCAAGAGTAATATATAGATACATAACTACACCAGCTGAGACACTAGTCAACTATATACCAGCTGAGACACTAGCGACTAACTTTAACTTAACTAACTTGAGCgacgaaaaaaaaaaaagattttgactTCTAACAATTGATAGAACCTACATAGGTGGGACAATTGGTATTAAAAAGCACCAAAATCTGTGATCTCTTGGTTACACATTTTTTGTTTGCCTATGCCACTAAAGGTAGGCCTGTTTGATGTATGTTTTAAATATATCTCCTAATGAACTCCATTTTTGTTGACATAGGAGCATGCGTAAGATACATATAGCCCTCATGCTACAGAATTTATCTGACCAAGAAATCCTTCTTACATGTTCCACTTCTCCTTTTGCCGAGGCTCCAGATTTCGTGGATGGCCTAAGAAGGTACTACAATAGTTCCAAAATTATGACACACTAATTCCTTTCCCACGTGAAACATCATTTGAACAAATTCTTTCTACAGGCAGTGGGACTATCTAATCCAACACCCAGATTGGAGAGAAACATTCCCTTCCAAACAGCCACGTATATTTCAAAGGACACAAGATAATATCTGGGTGAGGCACCAAGCAAAATTAGCAATTCCGGAACTGAAAGGAACGGAGAACTAGCATTGTAAAAGTGAAAATTTAAGGTTACAGTATATATTTTATCggaaaaaagaatcaaattttATTACTTCCCTTCATTTAAGTGATGagttcaatattttaaaatatttggaaAAATTGTAATAAAGAATAACCTCTTTTAACTTTCCAAATGGTAGTGGTGCTACATAACGTGGAACATAAGGAATACTACATCTTCAATATGGTTAAGATGTTTGATTAAGCTCCATTGGAATTCCTGTTAATTCAGTCAGTACAGATACTGTTTGCCCGAGTTTCAAGAGCCTACGCAATAAAATACGTGAACATAGATATGAAAGGGGCTTGTTATAAAGCTCGTCGTTAACATTTCTCAATTTCGAAATCCAATTATTCTAAAGCGGCAGTAACAGGATCCTAAACGGACTTGCATAATAACGTGTTTTACGGTCACCAATGGACTGTGTCTATGAGGCCACCAAATACTCTATGGAAATAATACACTAATACAGCACAGACAAAATGCTAATAAACAGTATGAACACCAAGCCAATGGCTTCTGCAACTCACTAGCCCCATGAGCAAAATGGCATCTCTCCAAACGTGCCTAAGCCTTTTGAAAGATTCGCACAGCTGTGGGATTACACTTGGTATGTTGTTGGGCCAGCAGAACCCCGAGTAAATGGGGCGGCGTTTTTTGACCCACCTGTAGGTGTACGAATATTGGATATGAGCTCCCGTAACATGGCACTGGCCTGATTGATCTGATCAAAGGTTCCTTGGAGCTCAATATTCCTTTTATCAGTATCTCTTTCATGCTCCTTTATAGAGAGCTTGACACCTGTAAGCTGACATATTTGTTTTGAGTTCACACCATTCTTCCCTATGATCGCTCCAGCAAGAGAGGCATCTATCCCAATGGTAGTGGTTGCAGATGCTCCAAAGTTTGTCGCAGCTAGAAAAGGTTGGGATGATTCAAGGTATCCGGAGAACCCACTCATAGGTCGTTTTGCtgggaaatcatcataagccggATGCACTTGCTTTCCTATCTCTATCTCGCTATGAGCAAAGTGGCACTAATCACCAAATTTGCACCCTTCCGCAGTGTTGAACTTGTTGCAAAACTTAGACTTCACAGCTGGAGCAGGACCATCACTAAAAGAGGCACCATTCCTTCCAACTAGAGCTGCTGGATTCGAACCCATGTTTGATAGCTGACTCATAGCAGTGTAGCCAGGGACATAATGAAGAAAGTGACATGCCTCCCCAAATGAGCATCCGGAAGTGCTACACCACATCAGGAAAATGGTTATTAGCTGAGCAATGGAATGCAACCAAAGAGAGCCAAATGGAGCCGGGAACAGAGAACACACTGGTGTGCATATTATTAAATCATCAGCAAGTTTAAAACATTAGCTTTCTCCCTCCCTGTTTAGCATGTGCATAACATTGTTCCAGCAAACACTACCTGCTACTACTTACACAGAGCGATTGCTATTAAATGTAGTAATAAATATCATGGCACTAGAAAGAAAATCTTAATTTCTAAGATTAGATTACTACCTTAAAAAATCCTGTCTGTTTCCAACATGAACTTACAAGCGAGAAGATGATTGAAAACAAAAAGATTTAGCAATATGGCGAAAGATTTTTATCACTAAACAAAGACCACGAGAATCTCAAATGTTATTCCATTAAATGTAAGGCACGAGAAACTAGCACCAGGTTCATTAACTTGGATGCCAGGTAAACCAGCTCTTAGATAAACTCCTTTCTGATTAATCgaaattagaaaaagaaagttcatGAGGAACTTCAGTCTGAACTAAATTGATGAATCTACCAGGTTCATTCTTTTTCAAATCAAATTTTAGATGTTAGACAGTTCCATCTCAAATTTGTAAACAAACACCTAATGTGAGTCCACTTAAAATACCATATTGGTATGATATGGTGCAAGTAATGGTATTTACTAGGCGAAAAATCAGAGCTTATCTACATCCGATAAGCATATAACCAGTGGCGTAGCCACATAGAAAGCTTCATCGGAAAATTATACAGAGTATATAGAAAATTATATTATGTAAATAAGttaaaaattactttttataaaatATACATTAAACCTTGAACACCTTTTGCAACATTCCTGGTTCCGCCATTGCATATAACCTACAGTCCTATACTCATTTCATTGTGCAATTGATAGACTCAATATCTATAACCACCGTATCTTTTTGTCCAATATGCCATTTTTGGACTTTTCAGTTACCAATATTCGTTGACTAAGAAAAGAAGATTTACTGTTTAATCTTCTTGTCATGATTGAAAAAACTGGATATTTAATGCTTCTTCATACGACAAAAAATGGTATGCCAAAACACTACAATCACTGAATAATTAAAATGAGGAAAATAATTGCACTAAGTTCATATTCCACCCTGGCTTATTCATGAGTTACTTCCAGTACCATCTGTGTAGTTGGTTACCAGACAGTCATGGTTCTATAAGAGAATATTGCCTAAAATTTAGTGATTTAGTCTAATAAGTAACATATATATCATCTAAGACAAGATGCGTTGGTAGATGCTCACAGCAGAGGCACAACAGCTATACATAGTACAGTAATAACAGTTGTTATTTTTTGATCAGGAAGTTTCAGAGAGATTATAtagaaaaatctggaaactttggCGATATCAATTCCAAACTCTATCCACACACACTGGCACTCACAACctcaatcttgaaaaatcttcCAACGGGAAAAACCTAGATAAGCTGTTCTTGATTCAACACTCCGGCTTGAACATTCTCAATAGTATAGAAAATTACTATATGAACCTGTAGGTAAATACAGCTGATAGAAATAGTCGGGATAAACAGAGGTAGAGAGTGcttgtttctttcccttttttacTTTCATGATGACATTATAAGTAGTGCTCTAACAACATTTGCCTTGTAAAATAAAATTCTGCGTGCTGCTGGAAAACTTTTACCATCACTAGCTTGCTATTCCAAATGCTAAGGTTCAAGCGTTACAAAACATTAGAACATAGAGGAATCAGTTTGAGAATACTTCTTTTAGATGGATTAAACATGAAACCTGAAAAACTTCATGCATGGCTTTGATTTGCTTCCTACGCCAGTAGTAAAGGATTCTGATTCTGTTGCAAAAGATTGATTATTTCTCTTCAGTTCATAATTTCTAATGGCATTTGCAATATATTAAATAGATTCATATATTCACACAGTACAATTTCTCCATACAACCCAATTTTATcattataaaaattcaaaatcaccTAAATTTAACTGTACTCATTAAACAAGATATGCAAAGACACCGTAGGGTGTTCCGGTTAATTACATAGAAGGTTACTCACTTATAACATATTGCAGGAAAACCATAAAACTTATCATTCTAACCACAAAATAACTCAACTTTCAGTTAATTTCCTACATTATCATTTTTGCCCCATTCCATtaggaaataaaatattaaacttcTGGGTACAACAAGGCGTGCAATAAGTGCACGAAAAGAAGACTTAGAAAGCGAAAACTAACCACTTCTTGCTCTCTTCGTGCCTCCATTGCTACGAAAAGCACCATTTACTCTTCTCTTCCTCCCAAACTCCATTATTGCTGGTTACACAGAAAAAATGAACTAAAAGAGAGAAGAAATCtaataatttaacaaaaaaaaGGTCTGAATTTGTGTTTTcaagtatacatatacatataatgAACTGAATTTGATATGATATATGGTTACAGAAGAAAGCAGgggaacaaaaaaaaaaaaaaaaaaaggaaggacgGCAAAATTGCTAGGGTTTTGGTTTGCCCCGAGAGAGAGAACGGGCGGTTCCGGAACTAAAGTTGGACCTTCTAATTTGCAGCTTTAAATCCGCGCCTGTATATGGGTGCCACGGATTAGGAAAAGTTAAGGATTTTagtttttcttaccttattattcTAGACAAATTACgtgtgtttggattgtgttgaGTTTTTTATTCTACGATATTGTAAGATTTATCTTTCAAAGTCATGTAGTCAAATTACCTTAAGCTTGtaaatcttttttcttttgataactGGAAAAAACTATTAAACTAAAATATCTTAAAATCTTTCCTAAACAGTGTGGTTTAAGTCCGCCAAGAGTAAAAATTTCATATTCTGTAGCATATTATCTCAAATTAACAAATTTTCTTCATGTCTGTGTTTTCGTTTGTCAGAAAATTTGCACATTTGTTTGCTTCCTTACACGTGTATAATAGTAGCATTTATAGCTTCCAATAAATATTTACTATCCTCAGTAACAGTTACTCTATTGTATATCTTCCTCTTTGATAAGTTTGACAGCAAATATAGGCCGTTCGTTCACCTCCAATTCTTTATATTCCATTTCTTTTGCTAATTTTAATTAAatgaaagtttaattttttttctaaaaaattacAAGGGCAACTTATAATCACATTGGCACCATTGTATCTAAGAAGCCTACCATAGACAAACTAAATAATTTCTAAGTCTACATTGAGTGATTAACATGAATGGTCCTATAAGGGTTGATATTTCATTATTGTCCTCGTTTTTTAATGCATTTAAAAATGACCTTCGGACTGGTGAAGCTGGGATTGACATTTTATCATAATTTTGTGTTTGTTCAATTATTCATTAACTCTATCAATCaacataactttgtgttatcTATAATCGACCTATCTGTTAAATTATTCATCAAAGTCTACCTAATTGCTATAATATTTTGTATTGTTTGGCAAAATATTCTTCGAATTTGCAATTCTAATTTCATCAAACCACCCCAACTATGTTCCAAACaatctcaaatttgaaacaaaacTTCCAAATACCAACACAAATGATCCTCAATCACCGATTTAGCCAAATAACGTCAAATCAACAAGATTGACTTTGTCTTCTTCGATACTTTCTAAAGACTGACAATGGAATTTTGTGACTTTAAAGTAAATTACTAAATTACTATTTAAACTAAAAGTTAAGCACAAATAACGAACACTCAAACGATTTTAACGGTAATTAACCAttaacttcaaatttttaaccctaaacaaaaattttgaacttctaaaattgaggaattatgGTGTTTTTGGTGAAGAAGGAGTCGAAGGGGCAAAGAGGCAgagtttatttattaaatattgccAATTATGAGGACATTCAGCTAAGACCGTTCTCATTGATGAGAGGCCACTCAATTTTCTGGATTACATTACAGCTTTAGCACCAGACCAGCACACAAACATTGGCCAAACATCTAGCCCAGCCCAATGAAAGTAGAAAAATTATCTCAAATAGCCGCTCACCCAatttcttaaatta
It encodes the following:
- the LOC107819197 gene encoding protein N-terminal asparagine amidohydrolase, yielding MIFVGGVPFPTDDSSSSQSQEHDILTALMEHPVLVSASSSLNDVEERKFSVSKDSSLSISRHNTWVYIFQREYATVDPALVDAVGTDEATTCVGIVIRNQKSGMTSVAHLDSPYIVDVGLDQMLASVVNQSSDAMLDVHIIGGFDDGSPKHVNGITEGHAELEGYSFPLCKKILESLAKSNMKFQIHTLHVLGHNTRRDSEGNSYPIFSGLLVETATGSIFPASFDATTRCPDEVVRRIRVTAAFEDGSWEGRLLETYDTQNDQFVIAPCTWSMRKIHIALMLQNLSDQEILLTCSTSPFAEAPDFVDGLRRQWDYLIQHPDWRETFPSKQPRIFQRTQDNIWVRHQAKLAIPELKGTEN